Proteins from a genomic interval of Salvelinus alpinus chromosome 7, SLU_Salpinus.1, whole genome shotgun sequence:
- the LOC139581634 gene encoding hyaluronan mediated motility receptor-like isoform X1, translated as MTQHTSRLFKGYLTKKESDGVLPQMTWPPQSPDLNLIEMVWDESYLRVKEKQPTSVHHMWELLQDCWKSIPAPFIPPPSPSKDVPMSPVAVRRTMSVDGLVDGSMSKKDKSGLSMQMKQQKLLEKEIRALVQQRGEQDRRLVTLEEELRKVEAKLLSAVREKTGLAANVTTLERQLAELKKTNEFLKNKVSADTTKKRIQSLSMELMEARNKLDVNDQELSFLQISTEGQVKLLETDLEAARATLTALRERNKDLEDLHHDTKVQNEELENDMDTLQAVIQELREEVNVLQGYLDTANDHIQDLRMKLHGKTEMVNSISESQQEKLGHLEQKLEQCTAELENSQNTLRQKEEESEKGQQDLQASRDALQETEKLLEQREAELMSSQKALGEMEVQMQRANQEVSDSQSAVRQQEAELVRLREVLRRTGEELDERVAHLEEKCKVLEEERVSSQGRVEELKAELSLLRENRRSEKEVQEQLEQTHASLAEELKQEKEHAASLASVLEGLREETEEERKQLEDELEEALGELSVLELQDERREEALQGLQQEKTELERELTETRALLDRRSSDVQEVHSAAMRRLQEEHTTSRSKIGDLATELESSRQALKGAEERGRALEEEVERVTKQMKEEMERMNQRKEVELKKVREEMEEEQEKHLADQQAQEKARAEYARMLLAAQTRLAQRDEEMKRAEEEVQRQLQEERMEKEEVQRLLEQEKGEREMQRRDLKQWMSEEVGRLERLVDVVEEEKIALQCLVGEVQKEKLSLHNQLEKMEDQVKKDLPCLENHMKEVEKERDDLKTVVEMFEMDKQGLQNQVELIQNRLMKAEEQRASLQSQVELMEEKVSLQNQVDPVVKDTVSLQNQVDPVVQEKVSLQNQVDPVVQEKVSLQNQVDPVVKDTVSLQNQVDPVVQEKVSLQWEMEEQRRDFQRQLVATQDKSDAETEHWRRQYEELYAKVKPFQEQLNGFAAERDALLNENGANQEELTRLADAYARLLGHQNQKQKIRHVVKLKDENVSLKQELSKLRAQVSRQKKGGQPQRRVDPTKALNHQDSKENEQPAATPLRQGNRC; from the exons ATGGGTCCATGTCAAAGAAAGACAAGAGCGGCCTATCAATGCAGATGAAACAGCAGAAACTCCTGGAGAAAGAG ATCCGGGCCCTGGTGCAGCAGCGCGGGGAGCAGGACAGGCGCCTGGTAACCCTGGAGGAGGAGCTGAGGAAGGTGGAGGCCAAGCTGTTGTCTGCGGTCAGGGAGAAGACTGGTCTGGCAGCTAACGTCACCACCCTGGAGAGACAGCTGGCTGAGCTCAAGAAGACTAACGAGTTCCTCAAGAACAAG GTTTCTGCAGACACCACTAAGAAGAGGATCCAGTCTCTGTCTATGGAGCTGATGGAGGCCAGAAACAAATTGGACGTCAATGACCAG GAGCTGAGTTTCCTGCAGATCAGTACAGAGGGCCAGGTGAAGTTGCTGGAGACAGACCTGGAGGCAGCCAGAGCTACACTCACCGCCCTGAGGGAGAGGAACAAGGACCTGG AGGACCTCCACCATGACACCAAAGTCCAGAACGAGGAGCTGGAGAATGATATGGATACGCTGCAAG CTGTGATCCAGGAGCTGAGAGAGGAGGTCAATGTTcttcagggttacctggacacagCCAATGACCACATCCAG GATCTGCGTATGAAGCTTCATGGGAAAACCGAGATGGTGAACAGCATCTCTGAGTCTCAGCAGGAGAAACTGGG CCATCTTGAGCAGAAACTTGAGCAGTGCACCGCGGAGCTCGAAAACTCTCAGAACACTCTCCGTCAGAAGGAGGAGGAGTCAGAGAAAGGTCAGCAGGACCTGCAGGCTTCCCGGGATGCTTTGCAGGAGACTGAGAAGCTTCTGGAGCAGCGAGAGGCGGAGCTGATGTCCTCCCAGAAGGCATTGGGAGAGATGGAGGTGCAGATGCAGCGGGCCAACCAGGAAGTGTCTGACTCCCAGAGTGCAGTGCGGCAGCAAGAGGCGGAGCTAGTGCGGCTGAGGGAGGTGCtgaggaggacaggggaggagctGGATGAGAGAGTAGCTCACCTGGAAGAGAAGTGCAAGgtcctggaggaggagagag TTAGTAGCCAGGGGAGAGTGGAGGAGCTGAAGGCAGAGCTGAGCCTCCTGCGGGAGAACAGAAGGAGTGAGAAGGAGGTGCAGGAGCAGCTGGAGCAGACACACGCCTCCCTGGCTGAGGAGCTGAAGCAGGAAAAG GAGCATGCAGCCTCCCTGGCCTCGGTGCTGGAGGGgttgagggaggagacagaggaggagaggaaacagttgGAGGATGAGTTGGAGGAGGCTCTAGGAGAGCTGTCGGTACTGGAGTTGCAGGACGAGCGGAGAGAGGAGGCCCTACAGGGTCTCCAACAGGAGAAgacagagttggagagagagctgACTGAGACCAGAGCACTGCTAGACAG GAGGAGCAGTGACGTGCAGGAGGTACACTCTGCTGCCATGAGGAGGCTGCAGGAGGAACACACCACCTCCCGCAGCAAGATAGGAGACCTGGCCACTGAACTGGAGAG CTCCAGGCAGGCCCTgaagggagcagaggagaggggtagagcgctggaggaggaggtggagagggtgacTAAGCAGAtgaaagaagagatggagagaatgaaTCAGCGTAAGGAGGTGGAGTTGAAGAAagtgagggaggagatggaggaggagcaggagaaacATCTAGCTGATCAGCAGGCTCAGGAGAAAGCAAGAGCGGAGTATGCAAG aatGCTGTTGGCGGCACAGACTCGTCTAGCtcagagagatgaggagatgaagAGGGCTGAGGAGGAGGTGCAGAGACAGctgcaggaggagaggatggagaaagaggaggtTCAAAGGCTACTGGagcaggagaaaggagagagggagatgcagaGGAGAGACTTGAAGCAATGGATGTCAGAGGAGGTGGGGAGGCTAGAGAGACTGGTTGatgtggtagaggaggagaagataGCTCTTCAGTGCTTGGTAGGAGAGGTGCAGAAGGAGAAACTGAGCCTTCACAACCAGTTGGAGAAGATGGAGGATCAGGTAAAGAAAGACCTGCCCTGTCTAGAGAACCACATgaaggaggtagagaaagagagggatgatcTGAAAACAGTAGTGGAGATGTTTGAAATGGACAAACAGGGCCTTCAGAACCAGGTAGAACTAATACAAAACCGACTGATGAAGGCAGAAGAACAGAGAGCGAGTCTCCAGAGCCAGGTAGAACTGATGGAAGAGAAGGTTTCTCTCCAGAACCAGGTGGACCCAGTTGTCAAGGATACGGTTTCTCTCCAGAACCAGGTGGACCCAGTTGTCCAGGAGAAGGTTTCTCTCCAGAACCAGGTGGACCCAGTTGTCCAGGAGAAGGTTTCTCTCCAGAACCAGGTGGACCCAGTTGTCAAGGATACGGTTTCTCTCCAGAACCAGGTGGACCCAGTTGTCCAGGagaaggtttctctccagtgggagatggaggaacagagaagaGACTTTCAGAGACAGCTGGTGGCAACTCAGGACAAGAG TGATGCAGAGACAGAACACTGGAGGAGACAGTACGAGGAGCTCTACGCTAAGGTCAAGCCCTTCCAG GAGCAGCTGAATGGGTTTGCTGCGGAGCGGGACGCGCTACTGAACGAGAATGGGGCGAACCAGGAGGAGCTGACCCGGCTCGCGGATGCCTACGCTCGTCTGCTAGGCCACCAGAACCAGAAACAGAAGATCAGACACGTGGTGAAGCTCAAAGATGAGAACGTCTCCCTCAAACAG gagctgtCTAAGCTGCGTGCCCAGGTGTCCCGTCAGAAAAAGGGAGGCCAGCCACAACGCAGGGTTGACCCCACCAAAGCCTTGAACCACCAGGACAGCAAGGAGAACGAGCAGCCTGCTGCCACACCTCTCAGACAGG GAAACCGCTGTTGA
- the LOC139581634 gene encoding hyaluronan mediated motility receptor-like isoform X2, producing the protein MSFSRAPVKRFNENIGCAPAPGTYELKPGEVKGPASFHRSERFKLLKASGAPFIPPPSPSKDVPMSPVAVRRTMSVDGLVDGSMSKKDKSGLSMQMKQQKLLEKEIRALVQQRGEQDRRLVTLEEELRKVEAKLLSAVREKTGLAANVTTLERQLAELKKTNEFLKNKVSADTTKKRIQSLSMELMEARNKLDVNDQELSFLQISTEGQVKLLETDLEAARATLTALRERNKDLEDLHHDTKVQNEELENDMDTLQAVIQELREEVNVLQGYLDTANDHIQDLRMKLHGKTEMVNSISESQQEKLGHLEQKLEQCTAELENSQNTLRQKEEESEKGQQDLQASRDALQETEKLLEQREAELMSSQKALGEMEVQMQRANQEVSDSQSAVRQQEAELVRLREVLRRTGEELDERVAHLEEKCKVLEEERVSSQGRVEELKAELSLLRENRRSEKEVQEQLEQTHASLAEELKQEKEHAASLASVLEGLREETEEERKQLEDELEEALGELSVLELQDERREEALQGLQQEKTELERELTETRALLDRRSSDVQEVHSAAMRRLQEEHTTSRSKIGDLATELESSRQALKGAEERGRALEEEVERVTKQMKEEMERMNQRKEVELKKVREEMEEEQEKHLADQQAQEKARAEYARMLLAAQTRLAQRDEEMKRAEEEVQRQLQEERMEKEEVQRLLEQEKGEREMQRRDLKQWMSEEVGRLERLVDVVEEEKIALQCLVGEVQKEKLSLHNQLEKMEDQVKKDLPCLENHMKEVEKERDDLKTVVEMFEMDKQGLQNQVELIQNRLMKAEEQRASLQSQVELMEEKVSLQNQVDPVVKDTVSLQNQVDPVVQEKVSLQNQVDPVVQEKVSLQNQVDPVVKDTVSLQNQVDPVVQEKVSLQWEMEEQRRDFQRQLVATQDKSDAETEHWRRQYEELYAKVKPFQEQLNGFAAERDALLNENGANQEELTRLADAYARLLGHQNQKQKIRHVVKLKDENVSLKQELSKLRAQVSRQKKGGQPQRRVDPTKALNHQDSKENEQPAATPLRQGNRC; encoded by the exons ATGGGTCCATGTCAAAGAAAGACAAGAGCGGCCTATCAATGCAGATGAAACAGCAGAAACTCCTGGAGAAAGAG ATCCGGGCCCTGGTGCAGCAGCGCGGGGAGCAGGACAGGCGCCTGGTAACCCTGGAGGAGGAGCTGAGGAAGGTGGAGGCCAAGCTGTTGTCTGCGGTCAGGGAGAAGACTGGTCTGGCAGCTAACGTCACCACCCTGGAGAGACAGCTGGCTGAGCTCAAGAAGACTAACGAGTTCCTCAAGAACAAG GTTTCTGCAGACACCACTAAGAAGAGGATCCAGTCTCTGTCTATGGAGCTGATGGAGGCCAGAAACAAATTGGACGTCAATGACCAG GAGCTGAGTTTCCTGCAGATCAGTACAGAGGGCCAGGTGAAGTTGCTGGAGACAGACCTGGAGGCAGCCAGAGCTACACTCACCGCCCTGAGGGAGAGGAACAAGGACCTGG AGGACCTCCACCATGACACCAAAGTCCAGAACGAGGAGCTGGAGAATGATATGGATACGCTGCAAG CTGTGATCCAGGAGCTGAGAGAGGAGGTCAATGTTcttcagggttacctggacacagCCAATGACCACATCCAG GATCTGCGTATGAAGCTTCATGGGAAAACCGAGATGGTGAACAGCATCTCTGAGTCTCAGCAGGAGAAACTGGG CCATCTTGAGCAGAAACTTGAGCAGTGCACCGCGGAGCTCGAAAACTCTCAGAACACTCTCCGTCAGAAGGAGGAGGAGTCAGAGAAAGGTCAGCAGGACCTGCAGGCTTCCCGGGATGCTTTGCAGGAGACTGAGAAGCTTCTGGAGCAGCGAGAGGCGGAGCTGATGTCCTCCCAGAAGGCATTGGGAGAGATGGAGGTGCAGATGCAGCGGGCCAACCAGGAAGTGTCTGACTCCCAGAGTGCAGTGCGGCAGCAAGAGGCGGAGCTAGTGCGGCTGAGGGAGGTGCtgaggaggacaggggaggagctGGATGAGAGAGTAGCTCACCTGGAAGAGAAGTGCAAGgtcctggaggaggagagag TTAGTAGCCAGGGGAGAGTGGAGGAGCTGAAGGCAGAGCTGAGCCTCCTGCGGGAGAACAGAAGGAGTGAGAAGGAGGTGCAGGAGCAGCTGGAGCAGACACACGCCTCCCTGGCTGAGGAGCTGAAGCAGGAAAAG GAGCATGCAGCCTCCCTGGCCTCGGTGCTGGAGGGgttgagggaggagacagaggaggagaggaaacagttgGAGGATGAGTTGGAGGAGGCTCTAGGAGAGCTGTCGGTACTGGAGTTGCAGGACGAGCGGAGAGAGGAGGCCCTACAGGGTCTCCAACAGGAGAAgacagagttggagagagagctgACTGAGACCAGAGCACTGCTAGACAG GAGGAGCAGTGACGTGCAGGAGGTACACTCTGCTGCCATGAGGAGGCTGCAGGAGGAACACACCACCTCCCGCAGCAAGATAGGAGACCTGGCCACTGAACTGGAGAG CTCCAGGCAGGCCCTgaagggagcagaggagaggggtagagcgctggaggaggaggtggagagggtgacTAAGCAGAtgaaagaagagatggagagaatgaaTCAGCGTAAGGAGGTGGAGTTGAAGAAagtgagggaggagatggaggaggagcaggagaaacATCTAGCTGATCAGCAGGCTCAGGAGAAAGCAAGAGCGGAGTATGCAAG aatGCTGTTGGCGGCACAGACTCGTCTAGCtcagagagatgaggagatgaagAGGGCTGAGGAGGAGGTGCAGAGACAGctgcaggaggagaggatggagaaagaggaggtTCAAAGGCTACTGGagcaggagaaaggagagagggagatgcagaGGAGAGACTTGAAGCAATGGATGTCAGAGGAGGTGGGGAGGCTAGAGAGACTGGTTGatgtggtagaggaggagaagataGCTCTTCAGTGCTTGGTAGGAGAGGTGCAGAAGGAGAAACTGAGCCTTCACAACCAGTTGGAGAAGATGGAGGATCAGGTAAAGAAAGACCTGCCCTGTCTAGAGAACCACATgaaggaggtagagaaagagagggatgatcTGAAAACAGTAGTGGAGATGTTTGAAATGGACAAACAGGGCCTTCAGAACCAGGTAGAACTAATACAAAACCGACTGATGAAGGCAGAAGAACAGAGAGCGAGTCTCCAGAGCCAGGTAGAACTGATGGAAGAGAAGGTTTCTCTCCAGAACCAGGTGGACCCAGTTGTCAAGGATACGGTTTCTCTCCAGAACCAGGTGGACCCAGTTGTCCAGGAGAAGGTTTCTCTCCAGAACCAGGTGGACCCAGTTGTCCAGGAGAAGGTTTCTCTCCAGAACCAGGTGGACCCAGTTGTCAAGGATACGGTTTCTCTCCAGAACCAGGTGGACCCAGTTGTCCAGGagaaggtttctctccagtgggagatggaggaacagagaagaGACTTTCAGAGACAGCTGGTGGCAACTCAGGACAAGAG TGATGCAGAGACAGAACACTGGAGGAGACAGTACGAGGAGCTCTACGCTAAGGTCAAGCCCTTCCAG GAGCAGCTGAATGGGTTTGCTGCGGAGCGGGACGCGCTACTGAACGAGAATGGGGCGAACCAGGAGGAGCTGACCCGGCTCGCGGATGCCTACGCTCGTCTGCTAGGCCACCAGAACCAGAAACAGAAGATCAGACACGTGGTGAAGCTCAAAGATGAGAACGTCTCCCTCAAACAG gagctgtCTAAGCTGCGTGCCCAGGTGTCCCGTCAGAAAAAGGGAGGCCAGCCACAACGCAGGGTTGACCCCACCAAAGCCTTGAACCACCAGGACAGCAAGGAGAACGAGCAGCCTGCTGCCACACCTCTCAGACAGG GAAACCGCTGTTGA